A region of the Chryseobacterium gotjawalense genome:
TTTGTCTTATTTCAAAAGATCCGCTACATAAGGCATCATTGCCAAGTGTCTTGCTCTTTTGATGGCTGCAGATACTTTTCTTTGGTATTTCAAAGAAGTTCCTGTATATCTTCTTGGTAAAATTTTACCTTGCTCGTTTACGAACTGAAGAAGGAAATCTGCATCTTTATAATCTACATGTTTGATTCCGAATTTTTTGAATCTACAGTATTTTTTGTCAGATTTTGTATTAATGTCAAGTGGAGTTAAAAATCTTACTTCAGATTCTCCTCCTGCTGAGGCTTGCTTAGCCATATCATCTATTGCCATGTCTTTTCTTTTTTAAGGGTTAAAATTAAGCTTTCGCAGTTTTCACTTTCGTTCTTCTTTTTACTGCATACTCGATCGCATGT
Encoded here:
- the rpsR gene encoding 30S ribosomal protein S18, producing the protein MAIDDMAKQASAGGESEVRFLTPLDINTKSDKKYCRFKKFGIKHVDYKDADFLLQFVNEQGKILPRRYTGTSLKYQRKVSAAIKRARHLAMMPYVADLLK